The segment CGCGAGGTTCTTGTCCATCACGTCGATGGCGTCGGCGGCGGTGCCGCGGTCGGCGCCCTGCGGGCCGACGGCCTTCGAGAGGTCGTCGAGCTGCTTCTTGACGTCGTCCCACTCCATCGGGACCGCGGTGCGTTCCATCGGAATGGTGTCGCCGTCAGCGAGCTGCTTGCCCGTGGTGAACACCGGTGTCAGCTGGATGAACCGGCCGGACACCAGCGACTGCGCCACCACGACGGCCTTCGCGGTGGCCGGAATCGGGGTGTCGTCGTCGATCCGCATGGTGACCTTGACGTCGCCGCGACGCGGTTCGATGGACGTCACCGAACCGATCTTGACGCCGATCACGCGCACCGGATCGCCGCTGTACAGGCCCGTCACGGACGGGAAGTAGGCGGTGATGGTGCGGGTGGTGGCCTTCTGGACGCCGATCAGGACGACGGCGGCGAGCACGGCCACCGCGACGACGGCCGCGATGACGGTCCACGTTCGTTTCGAGAGGCTCATGTCAGTCTCCCGTTCCATGTCGCTGACCCGGTTTCAGGTCCTTGTTGTTCTGCGGTGCCTGCGGGATCGGCGTCGGGTACTGACGCTTCGGCTTGGGTCGGGTCGCATCGGGTGCGCCGACCGGCGGTGCGGGCGACCAGTTCTTCGGGAACAGCGGGTTGCCCGAGTACTCGTAGAAGTAGCGGGCGGCCTCCGGGTACTTCTTCTGCAGGACCTTCAGGAAGGCGCCAAAGTAGTCGCCGAAGGTCGGGATGCCGACCAGGGACGAGAAGTACGGGCCCGAGCTGACGGCCTCGCCGAGGATGTTGGCGTAGGGGCCGAGTCGGTCGATGGCCTTGCTGAAGTTGTCGGCGTTGTCGTTGAGGATGTCGACGACGCCGTTGAACTTCTCCAGCACGGGCTTCAACTGCTCGTTGTTGTCGTCGACGAACTTGGAGATCTCGGCGGTCACGTCGCGGGTGCCGACGATGACCTGGCGGATCGCCTCGCGACGCAGGTTCAGCTCGCCGAGGAGCGCGTTGGCGTCGACCAGCATCTGCCTGATCTGCTTGCTGCGGTCACCGACGATCTCGGTGACGCCGCGTGCGCGTCGCAGCAGATCGTTGAGCGCGTTGTCGCGGTCGGCGATCGCCTTCGACAGTCGGCTGACGCCTTCGACAGCGCCGCCGACGTTGGCGGGCGTCTTCGAGAACGTCTGGGTCAGCGTCGCGAGCGCCTTGTTGAGCTCGTCGGTGTTGGTCTCTTCGAGCGTGTTGGTCGCGTCGTCGAGCGCATCGGTCAGCGAGTACGGCGACACCGTCGAATCGATCGGAATCGATCCGCCGGGGCGGATACGACCGGTACCGATCGGAGTGATCGTCAGGTTGCGTCGGCCGAGCACCGTCTCGGTCTTGATCGAGGCGCGCGTGCGGTCACCCATGATCACCGTGTCGTTGAGACGGAAGTGGACCTTGGCCTTGAGTCCGTCGTCGGTCTTGGCGAGGTCGATGCCCTCGACGGCGCCGACCTTCACGCCTGCCACCATCACGATGTCACCGGTGACGAGGCCGCCGGCGTCGTCGAAGTACGCGTCGTAGGTGCTGACCTGAGCCAGGAACGGCAGGCGATCCATCTGCATCGCCATGACGACGATCATCGCGGTCAACAGGACGCCGATGAAACCGACCTGGTACTTGGGCCGACCGGCCCGCGCGAAGGGCTTCGGCTTCGGCGCCTTCTCGGGTTCGGTACTCGGGTTCTCCGGGTTCTCGCTCAACTCGCGCACCTCCCGCCTGCCTTGGTCGAATCCCCCATCACGTCGATGGCGGTGAAGTAGTACTGGGTGTTGCCCGGACCGGGGAGCAGCAGGCGGATGCGGCAGAAGTAGATCTGCAGCCAGGCGCCGTAGCTGCCGAGGTTCGAGAGCATCTTGAAGTCGCCGGGCAGCCTGCCGAGGAGGTCTCGGATGAAGTCCTCGCTCTTCAACGCTTCCTCGCTGGTCTTGCCGATCGCGGTGATGCTCTTGGTCAGATCGGGTTCGATCACGTTCATCAGGCTCGCGAGTCCGGTGGTGGCCTTACCGGCCTGCGTGATCGAGTCGCCGATCACGTCGCGGTCGCCGGAGAGTCCGGTGATCAGCTTCTGCATGCGGTCCACGCTCTGATCGAGCCCCTTGTGGTCGGCCTCCAGGGTGCCGAGCGTCTGGTTGAGGTTGTCGATGACACTGCCGATCAGGCGGTCCCGGTCGGCGATCGTGTTGGTGAACTCCGCGGTGTTGGCGAGCAGGTTGTTCAGCCCGGCGCCCTGCCCTTGGAACACTGCGATCAGGGCCGACGACAGCTTGTTGACCTGCTCGGCGTCGAGCGTCCGGAACAGCGGCTTGAATCCACCGAGGAGGTTGTCGAGGTCCAGCGCCGGTTCGGTCTGGCCGACGGGGATCTCGTCACCCGCCGACAGCGTCTTGCGGATGTCGCCGGTGCCCGGCTGCAGTTCCAGGTACCGGTCGCCGGTGAGGTTCTGGTAGCGGATCAGGGCCTGCACGGACGTCGGCAGCCGATAGTTGTCGTTGACGCTGAAGGTGACTCGTGCCTGGTTGTCGCGGGTCAGCTCCACACTGCTCACGCTGCCGACGTCGACGCCGGCGATCTTCACGACGCTGCCGTTCTTGAGCGCTGATGCGCTGGTGAAGACGGCGCTGTACTTGTCGCTGCTGCCACCCTGGTACCGGCTGAACACCAGCACCAGGCCGACGAGGACCAGGATCATCGTGACGGCGAAGGCGCCGAGTTTGATGACTGTCGCGCGGAATGCGCGTGCGCGACTATCCACGAGGGGTACCTCCGAACAGCAACTGGAAGAGCTTGCGCGACTCCACCTTGGGGGTGGTGCGCGGCTGGTAGGGATTCGGGGCGTTGTCGACCACGTAGAACGGGATGTGCTCCTTGGACTGGACGTCGCTCAGGCCTGCCTGGCAGGTGGGCGGGCCGTCACCGCGGACCTCGGGGAGGTCGTTCGGGTAGCGGTAAGGGTCCTGACCGGGGATCAGGCCGGCGTCGAGGAGCAGCATGCCGTTCTTGCCGCCCAGGAGCGGCGTGGCGATGTCGGCGGCGTCGGATGCACCGGTGATGAAGCAGCGGAGGCCGGGAGCCTGCCTGCCGAGGAGTCGGGAGACCGGGTTCAGGTCGGTCAGCGTCGCCATCAGGTCCTTCTTGGAGCGCGAGAGCACCCCGTTGATGGTGTTGCCCATGCCGGTGACGTTCATGAGCAGGGAGTCGAGGTTGGCCGCGTTGTCGACGAACGTGTTGCCGACGACGGTCGCGTTGTCGACCACCCGCATCAGATCCGGCATGGCGTCGGCGTAGACGTTCGTGGCGCCGGCGGCCTCCGTGAGGAGCCGATTGAGCTCGGGCAGGTGCGGGTTGGTCTTGCCGAGGATGTTGGTGAGCTTCACCAGCGAGTCGCCGATCTGCTGGCCGCGACCGGACAGTGCCTCGTCGACAGCGCCGATGGTGATGTTCAGCTTGTCGGGCTGGAGCTTGGCGAGGACGTCGACCAGCTGCTGGTACACGGTGTTCAGTTCGACGACCACGTGGTCGGCCTTGATCTGCGAGCCCTTGCCGAGCTGCCCCTTCGCCCCTTCCTGGGGGATCACCAGGTTGACGGCCTTGGCACCGAAGATGGTGTTGGACTTGATGTCCGCCGTCACGTTGGCGGGGACGTACTTGAGCTGATCGGTCTGCATCTCGAGCTCGATGCGCGCCCGGTCGCCGTCGGTGGTCACCGAGCCGACCCGGCCCACCTCCACGCCGCGCAGCTTCACGCGTGCGTCGGGGTTCATCACCAGGCCTGCGCGGGGCGCGAACAGGGTGACGTTGGTGGTGCTGGAGAACCAGCCCAGGAATTGTCCCGACGCCAGCGCGACGATGCCGATCAGCACGCCGACCATGACGACGGCCGCGATCTTCCGGGTGCCGTTGCTGTACCCGTGGTTGCCTCTGCTTGCCATCTCGAGTCAGCCCGCCAGGTTGAAGTTGCCGTCGGCACCGTAGATGGCGAGCGACGTGAGGAGCGTGATGACGACGACCACGACCAGCGACGCGCGGACCGCGTTGCCGACCGCGACGCCGACGCCGACCGGGCCGCCGGAGGCGTTGAAGCCGTAGTAGGTGTGGATGAGCATGACGGCCACGGCCATGCAGATGGCCTGGACGAACGACCACAGGATGTCCGACGGGATCAGGAACGTCGAGAAGTAGTGGTCGTACACGCCGGACGACTGCCCGTACAAGAAGACGGTCGCGAACCGGCTCGCGAGGAACGACGCGAGGGCCGCGAGCGAGTACAGCGGGATGATCGCGACCAGGCCTCCGACGATGCGGGTGCTGACCAGGTACGGGACCGACGCGATGGCCATGACCTCGAGGGCGTCGATCTCCTCGGAGACGCGCATGGCGCCCAGCTGTGCCGTCGCGCCGGCGCCGATGGTGGCGGCGAGCGCGATGCCGGCGATCACCGGGACGGCGATGCGCACGTTGATGAAGGCCGAGAAGAAGCCGGTGAGGGCCTCGACGCCGATGTTCGCGAGGGAGTTGTAGCCCTGGACGGCGATGGTGCCGCCGGTGAACAGCGTGAGGAAGCCGACGACGACCACCGTGCCGCCGATCATCGCGAGCGCGCCGGTGCCCATGGAGATCTCGGCGATCAGTCGCAGCGTCTCCTTCTTATAGAGGCGCAGGGCGCGCGGGATCGAGATGATGGCGTCCCAGTAGAAGAGCGCTTGGTCGCCGATCTTGTTCCAGTCCTCGCCGAAGCGCTTGAGCGCGACGCGGGCGGTGAGCAGTCGTGTAGTGCCAGGAAGAACCATCAATCAACCCATCGTCGCCTTGAGACCGACCGCGGTGACGACCACGTTCACGACGAACAGCGCCATGAACGAGTAGACGACGGTCTCGTTGACGGCGTCACCGACGCCCTTGGCTCCGCCCTTCACATTGAGGCCGCGATAGCAGCCGACGAGGCCTGCGAACAGACCGAACAGGGCTGCCTTGACCATGGAGATGACCAGCTCGCCGAGACCGGTGAGCAGCGTCAGGTTGGCGATGAAGGCGCCGGGGTTCACGTCCTGCAGGTACACCGAGAAGATGAAGCCGCCGGCGATGCCGATGGTGCAGACCAGGCTGTTGAGCAGCAGCGCCACACCCGTCGACGCGATGACGCGCGGGACGACGAGGCGGTGGATCGGGTTGATGCCGAGCACCTCCAGCGCGTCGATCTCTTCGCGGATGGTGCGCGCACCGAGATCCGCGCAGATGGCGGTCGCACCCGCACCGGCGACGATGAGGACGGTGACGATCGGACCGATCTGGGTGATCGTGCCGAGTGCGGCGCCGGCGCCGGAGAGGTCCTGCGCACCGATCTCGCGGAGCAGGATGTTCAGCGTGAAGCTGACGAGAACGGTGAACGGAATCGCGACGAGAAGGGTCGGGACCAGGGAGACGCGGGCGATGGCCCACGACTGCTCCACCGTCTCCCGCCACTGAAATGGCCTACGGAACAGCTCTCGGGCTGATTCCACCCCGAGGGAGACGAACTCTCCTACGCCGTTCATCGGGGCCGCGAGCTTACTCGACAAAACCCCTCCTCCCGCTCCGATGCTGGCAACGTACCATGTGGACGAAATTGTGCTCGGCGTTACAACCCAAGCCGACACACTCTAGGGAAATGCGTGCTAATCCATCAAATCTGACGCCGAGAACGTGCCACGCTCTTCGGGATTCGCGAAGTACCCGCCCATCGCTTCGCCCAGCGCGTCGGGCGACCACTGGTCGCCGTCGGCCGCGAACACTTCTTGCACCTTGGGTGCCGCCATCAGACTGACCTTCGGTCCGTAGACCACAAAGACCTGACCGGAGACGTTCTGTGCCGCCGGGCTCGCAAGGAAGCGCACCAGGGTCACCACATGGTCCGGCGACAGCGGATCCACCTGGCCCTCGGGGGCGTCCCCGAACACGTCGGCGGTCATCGCCGTCCGGGCGCGCGGGCAGATCGCGTTCGCGGTGGCGCCGTAGCGGGCCAGCGCACGGCTGGCCGAGACGGTGAGCATCGAGATGCCGGCCTTGGCCGCCGAGTAGTTGGCCTGTCCCGCGCCGCCGAGCAGCGCGGCCTCCGACGAGGTGTTGATGAGGCGACCGAAGACGGGAGCGCCCGCGGCCTTCGACTCCGCGCGCCAGTGGGCTGCGGCGTTGCGGTTCAGCAGGAAGTGCCCACGCAGGTGAACGCGCTGCACCAGGTCCCACTGGTCGTCGGTCATGTTGAACAGCATCGCGTCGCGCGTGATGCCCGCATTGCTCATCACCACGTGCAGGCCGCCGAGGCCTTCGACGGCCACGCGCATGATCTCGGTCGCGGTCGCTGAGTCCGAGATGTCGCCGGCCACCGGGACGGCCTTGCCGCCGAGTGCCGCGATCTCGTCGAAGACGTCACTGGCGTCGAGCGCCTGCTGCAGATCGTTCACGATGACGGTGGCACCGTCGCGCGCAAGACCTATGGCCTCCGCGCGTCCGAGACCTGCACCCGCACCGGTGACGACCGCGACCCGACCGTCCAACGATTCACTCACTTGAATTCCCTTCGATCCGCCAAAACTAGAACTTGTTCTAACACAGAAGTCCCCGAGTGGCGAACAGATCGGGCACGAATGCGAGTCAGTCGTCGACGATCGACAGCGCCGAGCGGGGGCAGCTGGCGACCACCTGACGCATCTCCTCGCGACGCGACTCGGCGACGTCGTCGGTGAGAATCAGCAGGTAGT is part of the Gordonia phthalatica genome and harbors:
- a CDS encoding ferredoxin; translation: MRITVDHDLCESNAVCVGMAPDVFELDDDDYLLILTDDVAESRREEMRQVVASCPRSALSIVDD
- a CDS encoding MCE family protein produces the protein MSENPENPSTEPEKAPKPKPFARAGRPKYQVGFIGVLLTAMIVVMAMQMDRLPFLAQVSTYDAYFDDAGGLVTGDIVMVAGVKVGAVEGIDLAKTDDGLKAKVHFRLNDTVIMGDRTRASIKTETVLGRRNLTITPIGTGRIRPGGSIPIDSTVSPYSLTDALDDATNTLEETNTDELNKALATLTQTFSKTPANVGGAVEGVSRLSKAIADRDNALNDLLRRARGVTEIVGDRSKQIRQMLVDANALLGELNLRREAIRQVIVGTRDVTAEISKFVDDNNEQLKPVLEKFNGVVDILNDNADNFSKAIDRLGPYANILGEAVSSGPYFSSLVGIPTFGDYFGAFLKVLQKKYPEAARYFYEYSGNPLFPKNWSPAPPVGAPDATRPKPKRQYPTPIPQAPQNNKDLKPGQRHGTGD
- a CDS encoding 3-oxoacyl-ACP reductase, giving the protein MSESLDGRVAVVTGAGAGLGRAEAIGLARDGATVIVNDLQQALDASDVFDEIAALGGKAVPVAGDISDSATATEIMRVAVEGLGGLHVVMSNAGITRDAMLFNMTDDQWDLVQRVHLRGHFLLNRNAAAHWRAESKAAGAPVFGRLINTSSEAALLGGAGQANYSAAKAGISMLTVSASRALARYGATANAICPRARTAMTADVFGDAPEGQVDPLSPDHVVTLVRFLASPAAQNVSGQVFVVYGPKVSLMAAPKVQEVFAADGDQWSPDALGEAMGGYFANPEERGTFSASDLMD
- a CDS encoding MlaE family ABC transporter permease, which translates into the protein MVLPGTTRLLTARVALKRFGEDWNKIGDQALFYWDAIISIPRALRLYKKETLRLIAEISMGTGALAMIGGTVVVVGFLTLFTGGTIAVQGYNSLANIGVEALTGFFSAFINVRIAVPVIAGIALAATIGAGATAQLGAMRVSEEIDALEVMAIASVPYLVSTRIVGGLVAIIPLYSLAALASFLASRFATVFLYGQSSGVYDHYFSTFLIPSDILWSFVQAICMAVAVMLIHTYYGFNASGGPVGVGVAVGNAVRASLVVVVVITLLTSLAIYGADGNFNLAG
- a CDS encoding MCE family protein, encoding MDSRARAFRATVIKLGAFAVTMILVLVGLVLVFSRYQGGSSDKYSAVFTSASALKNGSVVKIAGVDVGSVSSVELTRDNQARVTFSVNDNYRLPTSVQALIRYQNLTGDRYLELQPGTGDIRKTLSAGDEIPVGQTEPALDLDNLLGGFKPLFRTLDAEQVNKLSSALIAVFQGQGAGLNNLLANTAEFTNTIADRDRLIGSVIDNLNQTLGTLEADHKGLDQSVDRMQKLITGLSGDRDVIGDSITQAGKATTGLASLMNVIEPDLTKSITAIGKTSEEALKSEDFIRDLLGRLPGDFKMLSNLGSYGAWLQIYFCRIRLLLPGPGNTQYYFTAIDVMGDSTKAGGRCAS
- a CDS encoding MlaE family ABC transporter permease; its protein translation is MSSKLAAPMNGVGEFVSLGVESARELFRRPFQWRETVEQSWAIARVSLVPTLLVAIPFTVLVSFTLNILLREIGAQDLSGAGAALGTITQIGPIVTVLIVAGAGATAICADLGARTIREEIDALEVLGINPIHRLVVPRVIASTGVALLLNSLVCTIGIAGGFIFSVYLQDVNPGAFIANLTLLTGLGELVISMVKAALFGLFAGLVGCYRGLNVKGGAKGVGDAVNETVVYSFMALFVVNVVVTAVGLKATMG
- a CDS encoding MCE family protein yields the protein MVGVLIGIVALASGQFLGWFSSTTNVTLFAPRAGLVMNPDARVKLRGVEVGRVGSVTTDGDRARIELEMQTDQLKYVPANVTADIKSNTIFGAKAVNLVIPQEGAKGQLGKGSQIKADHVVVELNTVYQQLVDVLAKLQPDKLNITIGAVDEALSGRGQQIGDSLVKLTNILGKTNPHLPELNRLLTEAAGATNVYADAMPDLMRVVDNATVVGNTFVDNAANLDSLLMNVTGMGNTINGVLSRSKKDLMATLTDLNPVSRLLGRQAPGLRCFITGASDAADIATPLLGGKNGMLLLDAGLIPGQDPYRYPNDLPEVRGDGPPTCQAGLSDVQSKEHIPFYVVDNAPNPYQPRTTPKVESRKLFQLLFGGTPRG